In Bacillus sp. KH172YL63, one genomic interval encodes:
- a CDS encoding class I SAM-dependent DNA methyltransferase: MGREFLELFQDWADSYDDTVTGKDVEYQAVFEHYDNILEEVVSRSKGRVVEFGPGTGNLTKKLLEAGLEVVPFEPSPEMRAIGMQKLGEQVTFKDGDFLDFSLEEVADTIVSSYAFHHLTDEEKGKAFGIYGKLLAQGGKIVFADTMFETEQHYQATISQAMMKKYDNLAEDLKREYYTTLDVLEKLLQENGFTVHFQQLNHFVWIMEATKQ, from the coding sequence ATGGGAAGAGAATTTTTAGAACTGTTCCAGGATTGGGCAGATTCATATGATGATACGGTGACGGGGAAAGATGTTGAATATCAGGCGGTATTTGAACATTATGACAACATACTTGAAGAGGTTGTATCAAGGTCAAAAGGAAGAGTGGTAGAATTCGGGCCGGGTACAGGAAACCTTACGAAAAAGTTACTCGAAGCAGGATTGGAAGTCGTTCCGTTTGAGCCTTCTCCAGAGATGAGGGCGATCGGGATGCAGAAGCTCGGAGAACAAGTGACGTTCAAAGACGGTGATTTCCTGGACTTCTCTTTAGAGGAAGTGGCCGATACGATCGTCAGTTCTTATGCCTTTCATCATTTAACGGATGAAGAAAAGGGAAAAGCTTTCGGCATCTATGGAAAGCTCCTTGCCCAAGGTGGTAAAATAGTATTTGCTGATACGATGTTCGAGACGGAGCAGCACTATCAAGCCACCATATCCCAAGCAATGATGAAAAAGTATGACAATCTTGCCGAAGATTTAAAACGTGAATATTATACCACCCTGGATGTATTGGAGAAATTATTGCAGGAGAATGGGTTCACGGTTCATTTTCAGCAGCTGAATCACTTTGTGTGGATCATGGAGGCGACTAAACAGTAG
- a CDS encoding DUF2536 family protein produces MNISFDLIEDKVEFFEADSLRTLEKKVDEQIQHNKAIMLSVHHVNHAVSIDENGRRLYSAVVHFKVKK; encoded by the coding sequence ATGAATATTTCATTTGACCTGATTGAAGATAAAGTGGAATTTTTTGAAGCAGACAGTTTACGGACCCTTGAGAAGAAAGTAGATGAGCAGATTCAGCATAATAAAGCGATCATGCTCAGTGTCCATCATGTAAATCATGCGGTTTCCATCGATGAAAATGGAAGAAGATTATATAGTGCGGTTGTTCATTTTAAAGTGAAGAAATGA
- a CDS encoding DUF1510 family protein, with protein MAKYQSRLDKRSKKNTNKILNIMIAVVLLLIVAVGGTILFGSDNEKATTDVKHTESKDANKKDTANDDQSGSDEENGDSEVPADEDKKDEQKQEDEQEQNESDEKKDEVALDGEDDSKLKVEDSDEPNVEKTLIHPDWKPVGTEQSGEHASSYEIGSVDWNEKVKAASYATGIPEENMTVWFIAGNGGPQRSMATVTAKDTGTPYRVYLQWVDGQGWQPTKVQELTENDKD; from the coding sequence ATGGCGAAATACCAATCTCGATTGGATAAACGATCTAAAAAAAATACAAATAAAATCCTGAACATAATGATAGCAGTCGTACTTCTGTTGATTGTGGCAGTCGGCGGGACAATCTTGTTCGGCAGTGACAATGAAAAAGCAACGACTGATGTGAAGCATACAGAATCAAAGGATGCCAATAAGAAAGATACAGCGAACGATGACCAGTCTGGATCTGATGAGGAGAACGGGGATTCAGAAGTTCCGGCAGACGAAGATAAGAAAGATGAACAGAAGCAAGAAGATGAACAAGAGCAAAATGAATCCGACGAGAAGAAGGATGAAGTCGCGCTGGACGGAGAAGATGACAGTAAGTTGAAGGTCGAAGACAGTGACGAACCAAATGTTGAAAAGACACTGATTCATCCAGACTGGAAGCCAGTCGGAACAGAGCAGTCAGGCGAACATGCTTCTTCCTACGAGATCGGTTCGGTCGACTGGAACGAAAAGGTGAAAGCCGCATCCTATGCAACAGGGATTCCTGAAGAAAATATGACCGTTTGGTTCATCGCAGGAAACGGCGGTCCGCAAAGATCGATGGCGACTGTCACCGCGAAAGACACCGGCACACCATACCGTGTCTACCTCCAATGGGTCGATGGCCAAGGCTGGCAACCGACCAAAGTCCAGGAGCTGACAGAAAACGATAAAGACTAA
- a CDS encoding peptidoglycan D,D-transpeptidase FtsI family protein, protein MKRKRIRMLSIVLLLSLGVLCARLMQLQLFQTESYSKHQINLLEESVSQRTQQLVIDEGRGEFLDRNGKPLTFTEKNILVLFPFLQHTAWPVEKVADILHIPPATILAKLEEAKGPIVFGGREPLQLSEHQMNDITSLEIQGVFALTKKYKSGDVLASQLIGVTGENAEVFHQRYPERVKGANQKIGVSGLQENFDEWLVAEEEAKLIYHVDALGGPLFGVDVKYLAPANPFYPLNVKTTIDAGLQQSLEEVADTYQMKKGGLLLLDIEKSEVVASVSRPVMKSRDPFSGGATNYMLKALIPGSVFKTMVAAAAMDEGLVDESRLFPCDEDIRGEQAEKPHGNINIKESIAVSCNRTFADLARELTEKDDHLLDEYAEKLGLTGEIGWSGDVFHYEGFTQLQSDAGRVFATDEEREEPNYVSQTGIGQREVRVTPLGVANMMATIARGGEKFQVSAVSSVQYQNGTNMFSFPKQKLEGETITPYTAMKLQQYLRGVVASPEGTAGYLQQAAYPVAGKTGTAQTGSFRGKKELYNKWFAGYFPFDNPKYALVAVNMDVTIDEGGIYPIYKDSVDAVYRFETR, encoded by the coding sequence ATGAAACGGAAACGAATCAGGATGCTCAGCATCGTCCTATTGCTCTCTCTCGGTGTCCTTTGTGCAAGATTGATGCAGCTGCAATTATTCCAAACCGAATCTTACTCGAAACATCAAATCAATCTCCTGGAAGAAAGTGTTTCCCAACGGACCCAACAACTGGTGATCGATGAAGGGAGGGGGGAATTCCTGGACAGGAACGGAAAGCCCCTCACGTTCACCGAAAAAAATATACTGGTCCTGTTTCCATTTCTTCAACATACAGCTTGGCCGGTGGAAAAGGTTGCGGATATTCTTCATATACCGCCTGCTACGATTCTTGCCAAGCTTGAAGAAGCAAAGGGGCCGATCGTGTTCGGCGGACGTGAACCGCTGCAGCTGTCTGAACATCAGATGAACGACATCACCTCCCTCGAAATCCAGGGGGTGTTCGCGCTGACCAAAAAGTATAAAAGCGGTGATGTATTGGCATCGCAGTTGATCGGCGTGACGGGAGAAAATGCAGAGGTATTCCACCAACGGTACCCTGAAAGAGTCAAGGGTGCCAATCAGAAGATCGGGGTATCGGGGCTGCAGGAGAACTTTGATGAATGGCTTGTGGCAGAAGAGGAGGCCAAGCTGATCTATCACGTGGACGCCCTCGGAGGACCGCTGTTCGGGGTGGATGTAAAGTATCTGGCACCGGCCAACCCTTTTTATCCCCTTAATGTGAAAACAACGATCGATGCCGGACTTCAGCAGTCATTGGAAGAAGTGGCAGACACTTATCAGATGAAAAAAGGCGGCCTTCTTCTTTTGGACATTGAAAAAAGTGAGGTCGTCGCAAGTGTATCGAGGCCAGTCATGAAAAGCAGGGACCCTTTCAGCGGAGGGGCGACAAATTACATGTTAAAGGCGTTGATCCCAGGCTCGGTGTTCAAGACCATGGTGGCCGCTGCCGCGATGGATGAAGGACTGGTCGATGAAAGCAGGCTGTTTCCTTGCGACGAAGATATCCGAGGGGAACAGGCAGAAAAGCCCCACGGGAACATTAATATCAAAGAGAGCATCGCAGTCAGCTGTAACCGCACATTTGCAGACCTGGCGAGGGAATTGACTGAAAAGGATGACCATCTGCTTGATGAGTATGCAGAAAAGCTCGGCTTGACAGGTGAGATCGGCTGGAGTGGGGATGTGTTCCATTATGAGGGTTTCACACAGCTTCAATCCGATGCTGGAAGGGTTTTTGCTACGGATGAAGAAAGGGAAGAACCCAATTACGTTTCTCAAACAGGCATCGGCCAGAGGGAAGTGAGGGTCACTCCCCTCGGCGTCGCCAACATGATGGCGACGATTGCAAGGGGAGGAGAGAAGTTCCAGGTCAGTGCCGTTTCTTCCGTTCAGTATCAAAACGGGACAAACATGTTCTCATTTCCGAAACAGAAGCTGGAAGGAGAAACAATCACTCCCTACACGGCCATGAAGCTTCAGCAATATTTGCGGGGTGTGGTGGCATCACCCGAGGGAACGGCCGGCTACCTCCAGCAAGCCGCCTATCCGGTTGCAGGAAAGACGGGCACGGCGCAGACTGGAAGCTTTCGGGGAAAGAAGGAATTATATAATAAATGGTTTGCAGGCTATTTTCCCTTCGACAATCCGAAATATGCCCTGGTGGCCGTCAACATGGATGTGACAATCGATGAAGGGGGTATCTATCCGATTTATAAAGACAGTGTGGATGCCGTTTATCGGTTCGAAACCAGATGA
- the greA gene encoding transcription elongation factor GreA: MSTEKVFPMTAEGKEKLEKELENLKTVKRKEVVERIKIARSFGDLSENSEYDAAKDEQAFVEGRISTLENMIRNAKIIQEDDMNSDTVQLGKKVTFIELPDGDKETYTIVGSAEADPFEGKISNDSPIAKSLLGHKVGAEVNVQTPGGEMSVKIVEVS, translated from the coding sequence ATGAGTACAGAAAAAGTATTTCCTATGACAGCAGAAGGAAAAGAGAAATTAGAAAAAGAACTGGAAAACCTGAAAACGGTTAAACGTAAAGAAGTGGTTGAGCGCATTAAAATTGCTCGAAGCTTCGGCGATCTTTCCGAGAACTCAGAGTACGATGCGGCGAAAGATGAGCAGGCATTCGTTGAGGGACGCATTTCAACCCTTGAGAATATGATCCGCAATGCGAAGATCATTCAAGAAGATGATATGAATTCAGATACAGTGCAATTAGGTAAAAAAGTGACGTTCATCGAACTTCCTGACGGTGATAAAGAAACGTACACGATTGTGGGCTCTGCAGAGGCAGATCCATTTGAAGGGAAGATTTCAAATGACTCACCGATCGCCAAAAGCCTTCTTGGCCACAAAGTCGGTGCAGAGGTGAATGTTCAGACTCCAGGCGGGGAAATGAGCGTTAAAATTGTAGAAGTAAGCTGA